The region AGAAAACTGAGTTatagcttgttaaaaaactttgtaacttaccaggttccaacggctgcagacgagacaTTAAATAGTCGATCAGCCGCTCAGCCgcggcttgttataaaactaatgatttacactgaaaacacattaaagcatgaataagtgatttaatatttatgttttttggtaagtgaccgtggtataagcgggataatgcccttcgaggtgacattaacataaatatatggaattCACGGAGGCAAACCGccccgcgtcgtccatatatttctgataatgtccACCTTGTTGGGCATTATCCCTaacatattctattctattctatttttattattgcattttattctattctattagagACAGAACTTTTAGAGACAGTTCCATCTTTGGAGGACGATAAGTGGATAAATGTGGAAACATCTCCAGtggactgacctcagagtctccagtctacagtttggactctccagtccaccagacagaaccttcactcctgaatcctgcaggtcctggttctgactcaggtccagttctgtcagatgggaggggttggacttcagagcggaCGCAACAACTTCACAGTGAGTCTCTGAGAGCTGACAACCAACAAATCTGTGATGAGAGAAAACATGAAGTCAGTTGTAATAAAGTCTGATTTAAAGCCAGACTGACCCACAGGAGTTACAGGACGGTGCAGGAGATCACAGAACCAGTTACTAGAGTTAAAGTCACGTATCAAATACAACCGTGTCCACATAAAACTATTGTAGGTTTACAACTCCGTTTAAACTTGTAAACTTCTTCAATAATCTCAATGAAAATGTCTGATCTGATGAGTTCTCTGTAAAACTGTCTGTAAGTTCACGTCAACAAAACTCCCCGGTGGTTCTGATGTTTCATCTTTCTCCGTTACATAGATTCATCTCTGAGCAGCAGCAACATCAACTAGATCAAGTGTTTGAAACATGAATCTCTGGTTGACGTGACTTGAGGTGaaccagaataaaacaaacacatctgACTTCAAAAGTTTTCAATTTCAAgatcaagaagaagaagaagaagtgaaCTGCTAACTGATGGTGTTATTGATCCATCTGGACTCACCGAGCCTTTCTGCAGTTCCTCACAGCTGGAATCAGTCTCTGTCGACCCCTTAGTGTTGTCTTGTACTTGTCCAGGTCCAACTCATCCAGAACCTCCTCCGACATCTGCAGCATGTAGGCCAGAGCTGAACACTGAATCTTAGAGAGCTTCttctctgatctgttctctgacttcaggaacTCTTGGATCTGCTGATGAACTGAGAGGTCGTTCATCTCCATCAGACACTGGAACATGTTGATGTTTCTGTCAGGAGAGATATATTCAGTGTTCATCTCCTTCAGGTTGTTGATGACTGTCTGGATGGTTTCTGGATCGTTCTCTGTCTGGTTCAGCAGACCTCCTAACAGTCTCTGGTTGGACTCCACAGAAAGACCATGAAGGAAGCGGACAAACAGGTCCAGGTGGCCATTTTTACTCTTCAGGGATTTCTCCATGACTCTCTTCAGGAAGTCATCAAGAGATGAGTATCTGTAGTAGTATCCTCCCAGGAAGTTCTTCAGCACATCTGTGTTCCTGGTGGACCAACAGTGGAACACGTAGACTGCAGCCAGGAACTCCTGGATgctcagatgaacaaagcaGTAGACGGGTTTCTGGAAGACCTCACACTCTCTCCTGAAGATCTGGGTACAAACTCCCGAGTACACCGAGGCCTCTGGGACATCAAGACCACACTGCTCCAGGTCTTCTTGGTAGAACATGATGTTTCCTTTCTCCAGATGTTCAAACGCCAGCCTccccagcttcaggagaaggtccctgtcagcctccgtcagctcctgtggactcgtctcatgtccctcctggtacttgttcctcttcctcttggtctggaccagcaggaagtgggagaacatgtcagtcagggtcttgggcagctctcctctctgctctgtggtcaacatgtggtccagaactgtagcagtgatccagcagaagaccgggagttgacacatgatgtggagggttctggatgtcttcatgtgggagacgatgctgttggaccgctcttcatccccgaacctcctcctgaagtattcctccttctggccgtcggtgaagcctcgtacttctgtcaccctgtccacgtgtttgtgagggatctgattggctgctgcaggtctggaggtgatccagatgagagctgagggaagcaggttcccctggaTGAGGTTGGTCAGCAGCACGTTGACCGATGAGCTCTGTGTGACGTCAGAAACCACCGGACCGTTGTTGAAGTCCAGGGAACGTCTGCTTTCATCCaggccgtcaaagatgaacaacggtttcccggcagccagctgctctgctgtgagCTTCTGGAACGATGGATGGAAAACCTGGATCAGCCTGAGAAGACTGAGCTGCTCATCTCCGATCAGGTGCAGCTCCCTGAACGAGAGCAGAATCACCACGGTGACGTCTTGGTTCTCCCAGCCCTCGGCCCAGTCCAGAGAGAACTTCTGAACCGAGAAGGTTTTCCCAGCGCCAGCGACGCCGTTGGTCAGAACCACTCTGATGGCTCCACGTTGGTCAGGTAAGGCTTTAAAGATGTCCTGGCACCTGATTGGAGCGTCATGGTGTCTCTTCATCCTGGGAGCTGTCTCCAGCTGCATCACCTCATGTTGGGTATCAACCTCTTCACTCAGTCCCTCTGTGATgaagagctccgtgtagatcctGTTGAGGGGGGTTCTACTTCCTGGTTCATCAGTTCCTTCAGTCACATGTTCACATCTGCTCCTCAGACTGGTCTTGTGTTCATCTAGGACCTCCTGCAGACCAGCATCTGCTGAAAGACAAGAAGAACTCTGAAACTACAGAACAAAAGTCTTTCCAGTTGTCAGAAATGATTCCATcagcagacagatgttcagtctTACCTGGTACAGTTCTGCTCTGACTGGCTGTCTGCAGTCCAGCTCTGGTTCTGGATCTTTTTCCACACTGGGGACAGGAGGACGATCCTGGTGGAGCAGACTGGTCCCAGTTTGAGCTCATGCAGCGTCTGCAGAACCAGTGTCCACAGCTGCTGGAGACTGGATCCTTCAGGACGTCCTGACACAAAGGACAGCAGgacggctgctcctccacaccaactgctctcctcttcctccctctgtgAACACATGTCTTCATCACTAAAGTCATTTCTGACTGTGGTAGAAAAACATCCAGATGAGTCAACAGTGTCCAGAAGCTCAGGTGGTCTCAGAGAGTAAAAGTGCGGCTGCTTTTCTGTTGCTTCTGGAAGaccacattcatttatttatgtgtatatgttttaCCTTCATAATTGTATGTATATGCCAGTagtggaagaaagaaaaacgccagaaaaaacaaggaaaaccaGTTTGCCCGGGCGAGATATTAGGATCCAGGATcggtttctcttttcttcttccacttATTCTTCCAATCGTTTTTTCATCCGTTACTGCGGCCCGGACCGTAACGTGTTCCCAGGCATGGCAGACACCAacacgtgcgtctccatcgtgccttccatggctgttacttttctccgtcaacagtgttaccgtggcaatgctAGACGGTAGAAAGCGGAGAAAATGGCAAAGATTCCTTCCTAATTTGCTCGGCCGTACTTTATTGCAGAGGCATCATTCAAACGTTCAAAAACTCTTTAGATATTATTTTTGAGTTTGTACATTCCTCCCCTTTAATCAATAAACAAGAAACTGTAGATTttccctgtcttgttttttCCAGCCTCATAAAA is a window of Cololabis saira isolate AMF1-May2022 chromosome 16, fColSai1.1, whole genome shotgun sequence DNA encoding:
- the LOC133462907 gene encoding NACHT, LRR and PYD domains-containing protein 12-like, whose amino-acid sequence is MTEVQKMDGCVEKEEERPESPGSICPSMKSDQSKEHPPLFSKEPGPSDTEGRKRRAVGVEEQPSCCPLCQDVLKDPVSSSCGHWFCRRCMSSNWDQSAPPGSSSCPQCGKRSRTRAGLQTASQSRTVPADAGLQEVLDEHKTSLRSRCEHVTEGTDEPGSRTPLNRIYTELFITEGLSEEVDTQHEVMQLETAPRMKRHHDAPIRCQDIFKALPDQRGAIRVVLTNGVAGAGKTFSVQKFSLDWAEGWENQDVTVVILLSFRELHLIGDEQLSLLRLIQVFHPSFQKLTAEQLAAGKPLFIFDGLDESRRSLDFNNGPVVSDVTQSSSVNVLLTNLIQGNLLPSALIWITSRPAAANQIPHKHVDRVTEVRGFTDGQKEEYFRRRFGDEERSNSIVSHMKTSRTLHIMCQLPVFCWITATVLDHMLTTEQRGELPKTLTDMFSHFLLVQTKRKRNKYQEGHETSPQELTEADRDLLLKLGRLAFEHLEKGNIMFYQEDLEQCGLDVPEASVYSGVCTQIFRRECEVFQKPVYCFVHLSIQEFLAAVYVFHCWSTRNTDVLKNFLGGYYYRYSSLDDFLKRVMEKSLKSKNGHLDLFVRFLHGLSVESNQRLLGGLLNQTENDPETIQTVINNLKEMNTEYISPDRNINMFQCLMEMNDLSVHQQIQEFLKSENRSEKKLSKIQCSALAYMLQMSEEVLDELDLDKYKTTLRGRQRLIPAVRNCRKARFVGCQLSETHCEVVASALKSNPSHLTELDLSQNQDLQDSGVKVLSGGLESPNCRLETLRLQSCRMSGISCSSLGSALKSNPSHLEHLDLSLNNLQDSGVKHLWGFLESPDCRLETLRLEGCWLSEISCSSLVSALKSNPSHLKHLDLSWNQLQDSGVKHLCGFLESPDCRLETLSLQCCGLSGISCSSLVSALKSNPSHLKHLDLRFNYKLQAADVEQLSDLVQSPHYQLQTLRSERCSVSEIRCDDLVSALESNPSDLEHLDLSKNKLQDSDVKQLCGFLGGPDCRLETLRLKDCLLSEISCSSLVPALKSNPSHLKHLDLSHNYLYDSGVKHLCGFLESPDCRLETLRLEFCFLSGISCSSLVSALKSNPSHLKHLDLSRNNNLQAADVEQLSGLVKSPDYRLQTLSK